The DNA region GATACATACGTAAAATATATGATGATGATAATGTAGaaacatcattatttttaagcaaATATCGTAAaggaataattgtaaatagtacacgaaataatttaactaacatttaattaaatatagaatttggAGAatgttattacaaatatatatattaaaaacttttttcaagAGTAATTGATATGTCAATCTACatacaattttgaattcaaaataaattcagacaTTCGCAAGCTCTTTTACACCTTATTAAAACTctcatatatattaatatgatgCTAAGCAtcttattttgtactttttattcGTAATTTaatcgataaaaatattttacctgGAATTTCACAgaacttacattttatattaaaataaatatacctaattaatttgcaaataaattataatccatataaaatatttcattttttgtaaaaattatgagaagattattatcaaaatttttggtataatgtgaatatctttatttaatccACCACAAAAATTCCATTATAATGTAAGATCTGCAAAAGTCCctaattatataacaatttttcctcaatcataaataaaacaaattggttTTAACAAGAACAagtcagaaataaaaattataaaactatcaaCTAGATATACGGCAGCAAATAGGGTCGAATCATACAAAAACCAATGTTAGATTTTTGGCCgccttgtatataaatatatctcaaaaacgtaCAAATAATATTGCGTATTTACACAagcctttaaaaataaaaatctctaAATTTCACATATAGATCTATGACTAACTTTAGTACGTAGTAAAAGCCTTTTCTAAAAAGgtctaaaaatttacaatatgtaCAATACTTTTAaagcaaaagaaaattttatgtgaGAGCTTTGTCGTCCATCAGTAATAATCACATAATATGCAAGATggtcaacaatattttaaatttcattaattattgtaaaaattaggtagtcataaaatcaacaaaattaattcttatgtTGTCAAAGCACTGAGATCATCTGCATATTAGTTACATCGAGATCCAGCTCTCAAGAATCATTAAAGCAAACCTGACGTTTGACAATTACTGATCATTCAACAGCACTCTTAATTATTGCTGTTTTTTcggtattatttttttcaacacTGGCGATTACTGTGGGTTGTTCAACCGtatcaattttatcatttttttcctCAATTGCCTCCACTATGTTTTCCTCTTCCTTTGTTTCATGAAACCCATTTGTCAACTCTGATTTCTTTTCCTCTGTACCATTAACGATGTCCTTCGATTTGTTAATGGAAGAACAGTTGGTGTTAATAAGTGTGTTTTCAGAACATACagaatcattatcattattgttGTTACATATTTCCCTTTTCTCAGCACTTTTACGTAGCTCCTCCACTTCTTTCTTTAATtcggaattttttattttcaaatcgcTGATAAGTTTTTCCTGCTgactaaacaaatttaatattttcaatttaattgagtTATCAACCCCTAGAAGAATGTCTTCTACTTTATCAGGATCCAAGATTTTCTCTGAAGATTCTGAAGCACTGTCATCAGTATCTGTGGATAactcaatctccggattatACTTCTGTACCACTGGCGTTTGCTGGACCATAGCAGTACTTTGGATTATTGTAGACTTTTCGGGACTTACTCTAGATGACTCTTCAAATATTTCCTCTTTAACGATGACTGTGGCTGGATCACTGTCCGGTGACTCAtcacttttaatttctttgttgaAGAGCTCCTTGCCTTTACCATATCGATGTTTTTTGGGTGTGGGAGGTGCCAAAGCCACGTTCGGCTGGAAGGATCGTTCGAATCTTTCGGATTCCGATATTCGAACAACTCTTTCTGGATTTTGCAAAAGTGGCGGGTCCGCATATCGGGTCGTTATGCCGAGTGCATTGGCATGTCTGATCTTCGACTCCTTGATGGTCTGTGTTACCGGCTTAAATGCGGACAAATGGCGTTGAGGATTATTGATTTCGTGCAGGTACTGCTGTATGTATTGTGGATCTAATGTGGCATAGATTTGATGTAGATAGTTCTGCTGTTGAAGTTTGAATGGCAGGTTCATGTACTCGTCCAGTTTCTGCTTTTTCAATGGTAGATCCTTGATTATATCCGATGTGGGtatctgaaaataaaaca from Aethina tumida isolate Nest 87 chromosome 1, icAetTumi1.1, whole genome shotgun sequence includes:
- the LOC109608387 gene encoding ski oncogene codes for the protein MVLCSVKSKYFKMMEVTAHLKSVLKNYQHSATKSLQGPGLSLVTAKSEFPSPEIKEEEFVPASFPVQQVPILTTPDTSCSERTETTLEGETISCFVVGGEKRLCLPQVLNSVLRDFSLPQINQECDQLHIYCSRCTLEQLNVLKNQNILPSGAPSCGLITKTDAERLCSALLYGNITTTIKPRKEALSFKIYHQCFGKAYGICYPELFISKNAKCIKCVDCQNGFSPQQFVCHVHRDLENRTIHWGFDSCNWRNYLLISKDQPEEEQYVKILDEMQKQYEGKATFPPPIIDTPIKRKQIPTSDIIKDLPLKKQKLDEYMNLPFKLQQQNYLHQIYATLDPQYIQQYLHEINNPQRHLSAFKPVTQTIKESKIRHANALGITTRYADPPLLQNPERVVRISESERFERSFQPNVALAPPTPKKHRYGKGKELFNKEIKSDESPDSDPATVIVKEEIFEESSRVSPEKSTIIQSTAMVQQTPVVQKYNPEIELSTDTDDSASESSEKILDPDKVEDILLGVDNSIKLKILNLFSQQEKLISDLKIKNSELKKEVEELRKSAEKREICNNNNDNDSVCSENTLINTNCSSINKSKDIVNGTEEKKSELTNGFHETKEEENIVEAIEEKNDKIDTVEQPTVIASVEKNNTEKTAIIKSAVE